In one window of Musa acuminata AAA Group cultivar baxijiao chromosome BXJ3-2, Cavendish_Baxijiao_AAA, whole genome shotgun sequence DNA:
- the LOC135630832 gene encoding uncharacterized protein LOC135630832 — protein MARAFLTCFSHSSRDLVKLVLWGGDTRLLPETLHAGELMIRFPGRIVCHANSFYIGLPLPVLSADDELLPGQTYFLLPLDRFRPNQALTAATLASLSPSPTKVSLAGDGQCPFAYVKGGDGRKLIKVAPEFIARVISSGEDGRKSGAGDGGTLCSTPELQKHYAQLVGRRGRPWSPALETISESKSRRPSKVRLSPARLLRFEKRSS, from the coding sequence ATGGCCAGAGCATTCCTGACCTGCTTCAGCCACAGCTCCCGCGACCTCGTCAAGCTGGTCCTCTGGGGCGGCGACACCAGGCTCTTGCCGGAGACGCTGCACGCCGGCGAGCTCATGATCCGCTTCCCGGGCCGCATCGTCTGCCACGCAAACTCCTTCTATATCGGCCTCCCCCTCCCGGTTCTCTCCGCCGACGACGAGCTCCTCCCCGGCCAGACCTACTTCCTCCTCCCCCTCGACCGGTTCCGGCCCAACCAGGCTCTGACGGCCGCGACGCTGGCGTCGCTGTCTCCGTCGCCGACGAAGGTGTCGCTGGCCGGGGACGGGCAGTGTCCGTTCGCGTACGTGAAGGGCGGGGACGGGAGGAAGCTCATCAAGGTGGCCCCGGAGTTCATAGCCAGGGTCATCTCCTCGGGCGAAGATGGGAGAAAGAGCGGCGCCGGCGATGGTGGGACGTTATGTAGCACGCCCGAGTTGCAGAAGCACTACGCACAGCTCGTGGGGCGCAGGGGGCGGCCGTGGTCGCCGGCGCTGGAGACGATATCGGAGAGCAAGAGTAGGAGACCATCCAAAGTTAGGTTATCGCCAGCGAGGCTGTTGAGATTCGAGAAGAGATCGAGCTAA
- the LOC135630831 gene encoding small ribosomal subunit protein uS4y-like has translation MVHVSFYRNYGKTFKKPRRPYEKERLDAELKLVGEYGLRCKRELWRVQYALSRIRNAARDLLTLDEKNPRRIFEGEALLRRMNRYGLLEEGQNKLDYVLALTVENFLERRLQTLVFKSGMAKSIHHARVLIRQRHIRVGRQVVNIPSFMVRVDSAKHIDFSLTSPFGGGRPGRVKRKNQKAAAKKAAGGDGDEDDEE, from the exons ATGGTTCACgtcagtttctacaggaatt ATGGGAAGACTTTTAAGAAGCCCCGTCGTCCCTACGAGAAGGAGCGGCTCGATGCGGAGCTGAAGCTGGTGGGTGAGTATGGGCTCCGCTGCAAGCGGGAGCTCTGGAGGGTCCAGTACGCGCTGAGCCGAATTCGTAATGCTGCAAGGGATCTTCTCACGCTCGACGAGAAGAACCCTCGTCGGATTTTTGAGGGAGAGGCCCTCCTCCGCCGGATGAACCGCTATGGGCTGCTCGAGGAAGGCCAGAACAAGCTCGATTACGTCCTGGCTCTCACAGTAGAGAACTTCCTGGAGCGCCGTCTGCAGACTCTTGTCTTCAAGTCGGGGATGGCGAAGTCCATCCACCATGCCAGAGTCCTGATCAGGCAGCGCCACATCAG AGTCGGGAGGCAAGTGGTTAACATCCCGTCGTTCATGGTGAGGGTGGACTCTGCAAAGCACATCGACTTCTCTCTCACAAGTCCATTTGGTGGTGGGCGCCCCGGGAGGGTGAAGAGAAAGAATCAAAAGGCTGCAGCAAAGAAGGCAGCCGGTGGCGACGGTGACGAGGATGACGAGGAATGA